From the genome of Fusarium fujikuroi IMI 58289 draft genome, chromosome FFUJ_chr06:
ATCGTCGTTCTTGGCGCAGCTTATCAGCGAAGACATGATTCTTGATGTTATTGCGCAACCCTCCGCCTTCCAGTTTCGTATGGGTGGCTGTAAAGGGGTTCTCGCCATTTGGCCCAACGACACTAAAGTCATGGAAGTCCACATTCGTGAATCCCAGAAGAAGTTTGAGTCAGATTCCAAAGGTCTCGAAATTATCCGCAGTGCAGCAATGGCGACAGCAACCCTCAACAGACAAACAATCACCATTCTCGAATGTCTTGGGGTCCCCATCGCTTCCTTCACTAACCTGCTTGACCACCAGTTACGGTCGTATGAGCTGGCCATGGAGGACAACGACGTTGCAATAGACATGTTGACCAAAtttgttgacgagaacaGTATCTCTGACCTGCTTAGGGCTGGTTTCAAAACAGATGATCTGCAGGAACCGTTCGTTGTTAACGTACTTAAACTGTGGAGGTCTTGGTCcttgaagctcctcaaggaGAAAGCAAGGATCCAGGTGCAGAAAAGTGCCTTCGTCCTTGGCTGCGTCGATGAAACTGGCACCCTCAGAGGTCACTCATCCGAAACCGAAGGCTCCGAAGATAAAGATATCGATAGACTTCCGCAAATCTTCATTCAGCTGAGCGACGCAACACACTATAACAAGACTCAGATCATTAGTGGAGTATGCATAATTGGACGCAATCCTTCTCTGCACCCAGGAGACATTCGTGTTGTGGAAGCGGTGGACTGTCCAGCCCTTCACCACCTGAGGGACGTCGTTGTATTTCCCTCCACTGGCGATCAGCCTGTTCCTAATATGCTCTCTGGTGGTGACCTTGACGGCGACGACTTCTTCGTAATATGGGAGCCGACTTTGATTCCGAAAAGATGGAATTATCCGCCTATGAACTACTCAGCACCCAAACCCATTGAGCTTGATCGTGATGTCACGGTCGACGATCTCAGAAACTTTTTCGTCAAGTACCTAAAGAACGATAAACTGCCGCTCATTGCAACATCTCATCTAGCCTTTTCGGACGAGCTTGGCCCAATGTCATCAAAATGTAAGTCTAGGTAATGCTCACATATCGAAGTCTTCTGCTAACCCTGCTTTAAGGTCTTGAACTTGCAGAGTTGCACTCCAAAGCAGTGGACTATCCGAAGACAGGCGACCCGGCGGTATTGAGACGAGATCAGCAACCTCGGAAGTGGCCCCATTttatggagaagaagaacagctACAACTCAAGGAAAGCTCTTGGTATCATATTTGACAAAGTGAAAGGCAAGCAAGTCAAGTTTGACCCTATCTGGGACAGTCCGTTCGACCAACGGATTATCACAAAGTTTGAGCTCGACCGAGACATACTCAAATCTGCAAGAAAGATCAAGACACAATACGATACATCTGTACGCCGACTACTGAGCCAACATGCGCTCAAGACTGAATTCGAACTTTGGACTGGCTTTGCCATGTCGAGACCAGCTGTTGGTTCAGACTACAAAGTTCAGGAGGAGCTTCGTCGCGAATACACTAATCTCAAGGGGGCATTTCGACAGCTATGTATCGATACTGCAGGTTCTAAAAGTGCAGAAAAACTCGAACCCTTTGTCGCAGCCATGTACAAGGTAaccgatgaggagatgaaaaTTGCACTATACGAGCACCACCGAGGAGTCATCAACGACACGGGAACCCTCTTGCAACCGCGCAAGCTGGAACCAAAGTCAATGCCTCTGATTAGTTTCCCCTGGATCTTCCATAGGGAGATGTGTCGTATGGCAAACTCTAGTGACCTTGAACTGAGAACTCTACTTGCCGCGGGACCTCGTCAAGGAGAAATGCCAGGGGTTGGCGAGCACCTTGAGCCAACAGTGAAGAATGATGCCACGCCTGTAAAACACGAGGTCCCCGAAGTGTCTGACCTGGCACCTGAGATCCATTCTCGCCTTCCGGACGGCACAGTCCTTCATCGAGGACAGCCATTGGCTATCTTCCCTCTGGAAGACGATGCGGTGTCCGACGTAGATGACGACTCCCCTAATGGCATTTCTGGTTCAGGAcaatcatcttctgctgGAATAGATTCTGGAATGGTCAGCGACGAACAGCCAGATATTTCATCAGAGAATGTCATGCAAGTTGAAGTTccgagtgatgatgatgatgttgtcgaaGACGATACAGACTCGATCTACAGTGATGAATTGggggaagacgaagaagaagctatGGATCGCTTGGTCAACCTCATGAGTCAGGTGGATGCCAAGTGACCATTAGCATTGCGATCAGCTGCCGACACGACCGCGACATTAGTCTAAGGTTGAAAATCTTGTGGCTGGAGAAATTGCCGCGTGCAAGTATGGACCGTTGGAACTGTGAGGACGACAACGGGCCAGCCAGCTAGTAAGGACAAGGTAGACAGTAAACTCAGTAGTACAGTAAACCAAGGTTTTGGGACTATCAGGTACTTAGGCCGATAATAAAATTCATCGTCTGATGCAAAGATCCGTCCGTAAAACCCATTTTTCACCTGCAGTAACCTCTCGTCCTTCGTGCTAAGTTCAAGTGATTAGTAAATCGTTAGGGTCGAGATTCATGCAGCACCGGATGTCTGTCTAATCAAAGACGGCAAAAGGGTATATGGAGCCTCTTACCAGTAGACAATCGTCTCCATGCTTGTGCAGAAGCAATGTCCCAGTCTCGAGAGGGACTACGATCTCTTCTCGAGACGACCTTCGATCTCTTGGGTAAAATACAGTCTCGCCCCCAACACAACCCTCAGAAGCAGATGTCAAATATAGTAACAGGGTCCAGGTGGTCCTCACCGGTAGCGGAGGATTCGAAGGCAACGTCAGGTTATTCGAGTCGTCATCTGGTGGGCGACACAGATATTGGTCAGCTAAGGTGCGCATGTCAAGTGAGAAGAGGGAGTCATGAGATAGATGGATGGGTGCAGATTATGGAACGGTTGTGGAAGGACAGGAGCAAGAGGATTGCGCCGTTATGCCATGGAGGTCGCTACGATGGTCGCTGAATGGAACAGTTGCGGAAATGAGACCTATACACGTACAATGGCAGTCAAAAAACTGGCCTTTCGAGTAACGATATACGCGAATGTTAGGATTCAGCCCAACAGGTTCACCACCCCTACGCAACATTAACTCTGCTGTCTACGACTTCGTGACCCTTCGACGCGAAGCAAGACTTACCAGTTCTCGTCAACATCACCGTCTAGCAAAAGCTCTTTCAAACCAGTTTGCTCCCATAAGCGGGAAGCAAAGTCATGGCTCTCAACCTGGAACCGATCGTTGACACGAACTGCTTCGCCCCGCTTGGGTCGACCTGGCGTTGTTTGTAGAGGGAGGGTTTTTAAAAAGGCGACATAATCGCGGCAGAGCGATCGCGGGAAAAACGAAGGTACAAGAACAACCTTGGAAGTTAATGGATGAGGTTCAGGAGACAAGTCAACTATCGGCAGAGAAGGCTTGAAGgctggccatgatggaggagcTGGTGGCGGCGGCGCCGAGGCTTCCACTTTGCCTGACTTGGGCCccttattttttattttcgGCATACTTTTCAAAATGCAAAGTAGGGAATAATTATTCGGCGGTTGCTGGGCTGGAGGGAGAGAGGTTGATAAGGTTCTTTATTGACTTGGCacgacatgacatgacatgagaCAGTGATACTTGAGAGTTATGTAGATATCCATTACATTAGGTTCGCGACAGTTGTATGCAATGAGCGGGGTGCCATATCCCCTAAAAGTAAGGTAAGAGGAAGTAATAGGCATTCAACGGTTTACCTTATTATTCCAGCATGCCTAGTTAAACGCCGCCATCAAACAGACGTTGGCTGATcacgaaaagaaagaaaaaatgCCTATTCTTGCTTCTTTAGTAAGCTCGTGGCTAGGGATACCCAACTCTGATAAAGGTCCAATTCTCCAGGAAAACCAGGAAACTTCACCAGCTCAGCAAAGACCATCTGCAAATGTTTCAATCccaccagcaacaccaactCCACCAACTATTTCTGCTGCTCCACAAAGAACATCGCCAATAATAGCAGCACAGCAACCGTCATGGGACCGTTCAATTCGACAGTTCGGTCTGCTTCTCACTGGTGCTGGGTTCCTTGCTGCATCTGTTGCTGTATCAAGACGTTCAGTGCTGCGAATGCGGCACGATTCCTTCCCCAAATTTTACACTTCCAACCGTCATCAAGTCAAGTTTGACTCGGGTGACAGGTCTTTACTCGCTGTAACAGCCCTTGGGCTTGCCACGCTCAACGTCATGAGCTTTGGAGTCATGTTAGTAGGAGGCATTTCCTGGGCATTTGATCTCTCCTCGATAGAGGAATTAAGGCAGCGAACACAGGCTGTGACCCGCAGGCCCGGGATGGTGAGCCCTGAAGATGAAAAAGCGATGGAGGAGTTGATAGAGGGACTTATGGGCAAGATGGGAATGGAGAAGCCACAGAAGCCTTCAGGCATCTCCCAAGAGGATGAGAAATAATGTCCCTGTGTCATCTGTTGAGGCAAGCCGCCCCTCGATACTACAAAGTTGAGGAGAGCTTGGTGTGTAAGATACGATGTATTCATATTATGCGAGATGAAATATGCCAACCACAAAACAACTGCTGAAGAACTTTAGGCATTCAACCAGTCGTA
Proteins encoded in this window:
- a CDS encoding probable RNA-dependent RNA polymerase (RdRP) SAD-1, coding for MSSKRPPDGLSRGFQQTPKHQRRSKRCRPGKPKVRRNHAVNIDGLAPQLHEQWKAWPELTIHLEGLPTSVTTSNLWDWFSHEGEIAYMDIYETQRNPNISNAKIRFEPPPERNFWYTGSYIVRHHDRKQHPKEIEISIKLSNHVPPGFLKSPVHPDRTCPVKLTLYPAAIHFGSLTGENSMKIMKSIPGMGNGRSLKLEVNPKYQRLTAFFPVPSVVGGNRTERQHKVVIDFASMKNVYQTATADNCCTFVVPLKIPPQYYWKAPNIHLTFSDEAKNWSVMESWNRATNIVQHAGLPMMHPVTLHNDFQDPEFVDIGRWTTIGFVLDGGTEIASQVNQQLVTILDDFNISTKVQDDFKTVDGTKAKMWEYIDHQAPTEGHNALQMLQYSRDSVIHLPFDIRYQLEVCLSRGYLNEHMIEREFLERLANMKPAKARLCLETVADNAQVVVDPMAILEESQLDGSIIMSRVPSHCCLIRKAVITPTTIRYTTPTVEMSNRVMRRYKHYEDRFLKVQFTEEMEKGRIAVNKDQNDEIYKRVLRSMYKGVRIGDRLYEFLAFGNSQLRVNGAYFFCPTEHLSCDDIRRWMGQFSHIKVVAKYAARLGQCFSTTRELHAISAPATRQIPDIERNGHCFTDGIGKISSFLAQLISEDMILDVIAQPSAFQFRMGGCKGVLAIWPNDTKVMEVHIRESQKKFESDSKGLEIIRSAAMATATLNRQTITILECLGVPIASFTNLLDHQLRSYELAMEDNDVAIDMLTKFVDENSISDLLRAGFKTDDLQEPFVVNVLKLWRSWSLKLLKEKARIQVQKSAFVLGCVDETGTLRGHSSETEGSEDKDIDRLPQIFIQLSDATHYNKTQIISGVCIIGRNPSLHPGDIRVVEAVDCPALHHLRDVVVFPSTGDQPVPNMLSGGDLDGDDFFVIWEPTLIPKRWNYPPMNYSAPKPIELDRDVTVDDLRNFFVKYLKNDKLPLIATSHLAFSDELGPMSSKCLELAELHSKAVDYPKTGDPAVLRRDQQPRKWPHFMEKKNSYNSRKALGIIFDKVKGKQVKFDPIWDSPFDQRIITKFELDRDILKSARKIKTQYDTSVRRLLSQHALKTEFELWTGFAMSRPAVGSDYKVQEELRREYTNLKGAFRQLCIDTAGSKSAEKLEPFVAAMYKVTDEEMKIALYEHHRGVINDTGTLLQPRKLEPKSMPLISFPWIFHREMCRMANSSDLELRTLLAAGPRQGEMPGVGEHLEPTVKNDATPVKHEVPEVSDLAPEIHSRLPDGTVLHRGQPLAIFPLEDDAVSDVDDDSPNGISGSGQSSSAGIDSGMVSDEQPDISSENVMQVEVPSDDDDVVEDDTDSIYSDELGEDEEEAMDRLVNLMSQVDAK